The following are encoded in a window of Cervus canadensis isolate Bull #8, Minnesota chromosome 11, ASM1932006v1, whole genome shotgun sequence genomic DNA:
- the LOC122449266 gene encoding putative olfactory receptor 56B2, translated as MNLDNSFSNIVREIIKKSNSLLFYLVKFQDLRNSNSSKFQVSEFILLGFPGIHSWQHWLSLPLALLYLLALSANILILIIINQEATLHQPMYYFLGILAVVDMGLATTIMPKILAILWFNAKAISFPQCFVQMYTIHCFVAMESGIFVCMAIDRYVAICRPLRYPSIITGSFVVKATVFMALRNSLTTIPIPVFAAQRQYCSKNQIEHCLCSNLGVTSLSCDDDKTVKSIYQLLLAWTLMGSDLGLIILSYTLILQSVLKLNSAEAASKALSTCTSHLILILFFYTVIIVISITHSAAMTIPLIPVLLNVLHNVIPPALNPMVYALKNKELRQGLYKVLKLDFKGN; from the coding sequence ATGAACCTGGATAACTCCTTTTCAAATATTGTCAGAGAAATTATTAAGAAAAGTAACTCTCTACTTTTTTACTTAGTGAAGTTCCAGGATCTCAGAAACTCCAACAGCTCAAAGTTCCAGGTCTCTGAGTTCATTCTTTTGGGATTCCCAGGCATTCACAGCTGGCAGCACTGGCTCTCCCTGCCCCTGGCTCTGCTCTACCTCTTAGCTCTCAGCGCCAACATCCTTATCTTGATCATCATTAATCAGGAGGCAACACTGCACCAGCCTATGTATTATTTCCTGGGCATCCTGGCTGTGGTAGACATGGGTCTGGCTACCACCATCATGCCCAAGATTTTGGCGATCTTGTGGTTCAATGCAAAAGCCATCAGTTTCCCTCAGTGCTTTGTACAGATGTATACTATACACTGTTTTGTGGCCATGGAATCAGGCATCTTTGTTTGCATGGCTATAGATAGATATGTAGCCATCTGTCGACCACTACGCTATCCATCGATAATTACTGGCTCCTTTGTGGTCAAAGCAACTGTGTTCATGGCACTCAGAAATAGCCTGACTACTATCCCAATTCCTGTGTTTGCAGCTCAGAGACAGTACTGCTCAAAGAACCAAATTGAGCACTGTCTTTGCTCGAATCTTGGAGTCACTAGCCTATCTTGTGATGATGATAAGACAGTCAAGAGTATCTACCAGCTACTTCTGGCCTGGACACTCATGGGAAGTGATTTGGGTTTGATTATTTTATCATACACCTTGATACTTCAATCTGTATTGAAGCTGAACTCAGCAGAAGCTGCATCCAAGGCCTTAAGTACTTGCACTTCCCACCTCATCCTAATTCTTTTCTTCTACACAGTCATTATTGTCATTTCTATCACCCACAGTGCAGCAATGACAATTCCCCTCATCCCAGTTCTACTCAATGTACTCCATAATGTtattcctcctgccctcaatcccatGGTCTATGCACTCAAGAACAAGGAGCTCAGACAGGGCTTGTATAAAGTTCTTAAACTGGACTTCAAAGGCAACTAA